The Candidatus Deferrimicrobium borealis DNA window GCGGAACATGGCCCCTTTCAAGGTGCCGCGCGCAATCGATTTCGTACCGGCCCTCCCGCGGAACGCCCAGGGGAAAGTGCTCAAGGCGCGGCTTCGCGACCGCCTGGTGTAGCGTCCCGGCGGCGCCACGGATCACGTCGCGTTTTTCTCCTCTTCGCAGAACACTTCCGCGGTGAACGCCCGGAGCGTCGCCCCGTGCCTCCACGCCGAAGGGGGAAGGCCGGCCTTCACGCACACCTGGTCGAGGAACGTCTCCCGATCCCACCCCCACTCGACGGGGACCTGCGGCAGCAGCAGTCCCCGCATCCCCCCCTTCGCGACCATGAGCCCGTGCCTGCCTACAACGACCTCTTCGGGCCGGATGGGGAACAGGGGGGTAAGGACGGAGATCTCGACGCGCAGGGAGGGCAGTTCCATCGGGGTGACGGGGGGAAAGCGCGGATCCTCGGTCGCCGCGGCCACCACGCACTCCTGGACCACCTTGAAGAGCGGCGCCACCGCCTCGGTGTAACCGATGCAGCCGCGCAGCCGCCCGTTCTTCGTGAGGGTTACGAACGCGGCTCCGTGTGCGGCCAGCTTTCCCCGCACGCCTTCCTCGGGTGGGATCTTGCCGACGTCAAGGTACCCGACCAGCGCCCTTCGTGCGATCCCCAGCAGGTCTTTCCGCTGCAACTCGTCAAGGTACGCCCCGGGTACCGTCCCGACCGACTCCGTCATACACTTGCCCTTTCGGTATTCAGCTGGATTGTGGCAGGCTCACCAAGGGAATCGCTTCCTCGAACCCCTCCGGCAGGTCCACGTCGCCGGGGATAACGACCCTCGGCTGGCAGGCGAGGAACGCAGGGACGATGTCGGGGTCGAACTGGGTCCCTGAGCAGCGGTGGATCTCTGCGATCGCGTCGGCAACGGGGAGCGCCTTCCTGTACGCGCGGGTGGAGGTCATGGCGTCGAAGGTGTCGGCGATCGCCATGATGCGGGACCCGAGCGGGATGCGGTGCCCCGCCAGGCGCGAGGGGTACCCCTTCCCGTCGAACTGTTCGTGGTGGTGCAGGATGGCGGGGAGCAGGGGCCGGAAGAAGGGGATCGGTTCGAGGATCCGGACGGCCGTATCGGGATGGCGGATGATATCCGCGAACTCCTCTTCCGATAGTCTTCCGGGCTTGTTCAGGACCGCCTCCCGGACGCCGATCTTCCCGAGGTCGTGCAGCACCGACGCCCGGCGAAGGTCTTCCACCTCCTGCCCTTTCATCCCCAGCTCCTCCGCGATGGCCAGGGAGTAGATCGTCACCCGCTGCGAGTGGCCGCGGGTGTAGAAGTCCTTCGCCTCGAGCGCCTTGATCATCGCGTCGATGGACCGGACGTACATCGAGTTGATGGTGTCGGTCTGCTCCTTCACCTTTTCCTCGAGGTTCGCACGGTAATCGTCGAGCTGACGTTCGAGATCCTTCTTGCGCAGCGCGTTCTCGATGGTGATCAGCAGGACCCCGAAGTTGAACGGTTTCGTGATGTAATCGCACGCCCCCATCTTGAGCGCCTGGACGGCCGTGTCGAGCTCGCCGTTGGCGGACATGACGATGCCCGCGGTCCCGGGCGACCTCTTCCCCCACTCGCTGAGCAGCGTGATCCCATCCATGACGGGCATCCGGATGTCGGTCAGCAGGACGGCGTACGGGCCGCCTCTCGCGAGCATGGCGAGCGCCTCGCTCCCGTTGGACGCCTCTTCCACGATATATCCCGCGATTTCGAGGCGTTCCCGGACGATGGACCGGAGAAATTCCTCGTCATCGACCACGAGGACGCGGGCCGTCGGGTCGCCTTTCCCAAGGTCCCGGGTGTTGATTCCATAGGCCATAAATCACTTATCGTCGCCGAAATCCGAAAACTTCACGGAAAAATCGACGCCGGAACCGGAATATTTCCCGCCGACGGACTCACACGTTGAACCGGACGTGCACGATTTCCCCGTCCTTGACGACGTACTCCTTCCCCTCGAGCCGCAGCTTTCCCTCCGTCTTGGCCTTCGCCATCGACCCGCACCGCAGGAAATCGTCGGAGGAGATGACCTCGGCCCGGATGAACCCCTTCTCCAGGTCGGAGTGGATCTTCCCTGCCGCCGTCGGTGCGGTGCTCCCCTCCCGCACGTTCCAGGCGCGCACCTCGTCCTCCCCCACCGTGAGGAAGGAGATATACCGCGTCGCCTCGAAGGCCCCGCGAACGAGCTGGTCCCGGGCGGACCGCGCGATCCCCATCTCCTTCAGGAAGTCGGCCTGCTCGGCCGGCGACAGCTGGGCGATCTCCTCCTCGACCTTCGCGCACAGGCGCACCAGGGGGACCTGCGCCTTCTCCGCCTCCTTCGTCACCTCGGGGTACGTCTCCGCCGTCTCCTCCCCTTCACCGACGTTCAGGACGATCAGCGTCGGGAGGCGGCTTACGAAGCGGAACCCCGAGAGGACCCGTTCTTCCTCTACCGAGAGGTCGACGCTTCGCAGGGGGATCTCCCTCTCGAACGCGGCGATCGCCTTGTGCAGTGCGGTCCACTCCGCGTCCCGCTTCGCCTCCTTCGTCATCCGCTCGATCCGCTTCTGCGCGACGAGGTAGTCGGAGAGGACGATGGCGGAGGAGAGTTCGCGGAATTCCGCCACCGGGCCCAGGCCGCCGGGAGGCGCGGGGTGGAAGTCGTCGGCGAAGGCCCGCACGACCAGCGCGAGGACCTCGACGCCCCGTAGCTCGGCGAGCGCCTGCGGGGAGAGAAGATCCGTCTCGCCGGCATCGATGTCGTGGAACGCCATCGAGATGTAGGTGACCTTCTTCGGGCGGAAGATCTCCGCCAGCCGGTCGACCCGCTCGTCCGGGACCTTGATGGCGCACACCCCCGCGCTCTTTCCCTGGGCGCTCGCCTGCGCTGCGCCCGAAAGCGAACGGAACAGCGTGCTCTTCCCCGATCCCGTATTTCCGAAGATCCCGACGTCCACCGTGCTGCCCCTCCCTATGCGTCCGGAATCCCCGCCAGCAGGTCGTCCTCGGGCAAGGGTAGCCCGGGAAGCCGCGTCCTGGCAAGGACGTACGTCCTCGGGCAAGGGTAGCCCGGGAAGCCGCGTCCTGGCAAGGACGTACGTTTCCTGCCGCGCGAACTCCCGGTAGCCGGGACGCTCGAGGAGCCGCCGTGTGTCCTTCGCCTGGGTCTTGTGGCAATCGAAGGCGCGGATCTTCGTCTCCACCTGCTCCGAGGTGTCGATGAAGGCGGTGAGCCTCTCCCGGGGAACCCCGGAAAGGGGGGCGTCCCACCCCGCGAAGATCTCCTGCGCGATCTCGAATTGATACAGCTTGAGGGGCGCCCACGGGTCGCCGTCGCCTGGGTGCCACGTCGGATCGGCGGAGCGGTCGAAGGCGGACAGGGCCACCTCGCACATGACCTTGTGGTCCGCGTGGCGGGACACCCCGTCGGGGCCGAACCCCACGAGGACGTGGGGGCGCACGCGCCGGATCAACGCGACGGCGCGCTCCACCAGCTGCTCCCGGGGCACGTTCGCCAGCTGCCCGTCGAGGAACCCGAGGAAGTGGACCTTGGCGATCCCGAGGATCTCCGCCGCCGCCATCAGCTCGCCGGCGCGCACCTCCCCGAGGTGTTCCCGGTCGGTCACCGGGGGATCGCCGACCATCCCGGCCTCCCCCCGGGTCGCCGTCGCCAGGTGCACCTCCGCCCCCGAACGGGCGTACCGCGCGATCGTCCCGCCCGTTCCGAACGTCTCGTCGTCGGGGTGTGCCAGCAGGAACAGGATCCGTTTCCGCATGATGCTCTTCCCCTTTCCTCGGCGACTCTTATGATACGTCACGCGCCGGGAAAGGTTTCGCGATGAAAAAACGAAGGGCGCCGCGGATGCGGCGCCCTTCCCCTCCGGCAGGTGTGGTCGGCCCCATCACCCCCTGGAGGGTCCTGCGTTCTTTCCGGCCGACACCCGGCCGGGCTACCAGTTGTACCCGGCCTCGCCGTGCTCCGAGAGGTCCAGCCCCATCACTTCGTTCTCCCGGGAGACGCGAAGCCCCATGACCTTGTCCAGGGCCTTCAGCAACGCGTAGGTGACGACGAAGGAGTAGACCAGCACGACCCCCGTCGCCAGCGCCTGGATCGCGAGCTGCTTCGGGTTTCCGTAAAACAGTCCGTCGGCTCCAGCCGGATTGACTACCTTCGTGGCGAACAGCCCGGTCGCCAGCGTGCCCAGCACTCCGCCGACGCAATGGACGCCAACCACGTCGAGGGAATCGTCGTATCCGAGCCGCCCCTTCATCATCACGGCCCCGTAACAGATCGATCCCGCCGCCGCGCCGATCAACAGGGCGGAAACCGGTTGCACGAACCCCGACGCCGGTGTGATGGTGCCGAGTCCCGCGATGCACCCGGAGGCGGCGCCGAGGACGGTCGGCTTGCCGCGGTGGAGCCACTCGGTGAACACCCAGGCGAGGGTTCCCGCGGCGGCGGCCATGTGGGTCGAAACGAAGGCATGCACGGAGAGGCCGTCCGCGGCGAGCGCGCTCCCGGCATTGAAGCCGAACCATCCGAACCAGAGCAACCCCGCCCCGAGCACCGTCATCGGCAGGTTGTTCGGCGCCATGTTATCGGTGCCGAAACCCCTCCGCTTCCCGACCACGAGGGCCGCCGCCAGGGCGGAGACCCCCGCGGTGATGTGCACGACCGTTCCTCCCGCGAAATCGATCGCACCGAGGTTCCGGAGCCACCCGCCGATCCCCCACATCCAGTGCGCGACCGGGTTGTAGACCAGCAGGGACCACAGGAGGCAGAAAACCAGGTACGTGGTAAAACGGAAACGCTCCGCGAACGCCCCGGCGATCAGGGCGGGCGTGATGACCGCGAACATCATCTGGTAGATCATGAACGCCTGGTGGGGAACCGTGGCGGCGTACCCCTTGAACGGCTCGATGCCGACCCCGCCCAGGCCGAACCAGGACAGGTCGCCGATCACCCCCCCAAGGTCCGGGCCGAACGCCGCGCTGTACCCTACGAGCATCCACTCGACGCTGATAAGGGCGATGACGATGAACGATTGCATGATCGTGCTGAGGATGTTCTTCCGCCGGACCATCCCGCCGTAGAACATGGCCAGCGCGGGGGTCATGATCATGACCAGTGCCGCGGAGACGAGAAGCCACGCCGTGTCGCCGTTGTTCACACCGATATCCTCCTTGCAGAAGGTGATGGGGCCGGGGGCGTTCGAGCAACGGGCATGCCATGTGCGAGGACGCCGAACCGAAAGGAGGTTTCCGCGGACGAACGCGGGAAGACGGCACAATTGCGTAGGTATTCCTACAATTTAGTTAATATATTCACATATATGGCGACCGCCGGGGACAGAAAAACCGGAGGACGCCGCATCTGCGGCGCCCTCCCCCTCCGGCAGGTGAGGTCGGCCCCATCACCCCCCTGGAGGATCCTGCGTTCCACCCGTATGCTAGCAACGGGCGAGCAACCAGCGTGCCTGACCTACTGGATAGAAGGCTGCCGGATATCCGCGGAACCGGGCATTGCCCCCGAACCGACGCGGACGACATCGTGTCGCTTGCACGACATTCATGGCCGACGGAGCATTCGGCGTGGCGAGGGCACTCCTCCCGACGGGGTGGCGCGGACACTCTATCCCTTGGGAACCGCGGCACG harbors:
- the amrA gene encoding AmmeMemoRadiSam system protein A, producing the protein MTESVGTVPGAYLDELQRKDLLGIARRALVGYLDVGKIPPEEGVRGKLAAHGAAFVTLTKNGRLRGCIGYTEAVAPLFKVVQECVVAAATEDPRFPPVTPMELPSLRVEISVLTPLFPIRPEEVVVGRHGLMVAKGGMRGLLLPQVPVEWGWDRETFLDQVCVKAGLPPSAWRHGATLRAFTAEVFCEEEKNAT
- a CDS encoding response regulator produces the protein MAYGINTRDLGKGDPTARVLVVDDEEFLRSIVRERLEIAGYIVEEASNGSEALAMLARGGPYAVLLTDIRMPVMDGITLLSEWGKRSPGTAGIVMSANGELDTAVQALKMGACDYITKPFNFGVLLITIENALRKKDLERQLDDYRANLEEKVKEQTDTINSMYVRSIDAMIKALEAKDFYTRGHSQRVTIYSLAIAEELGMKGQEVEDLRRASVLHDLGKIGVREAVLNKPGRLSEEEFADIIRHPDTAVRILEPIPFFRPLLPAILHHHEQFDGKGYPSRLAGHRIPLGSRIMAIADTFDAMTSTRAYRKALPVADAIAEIHRCSGTQFDPDIVPAFLACQPRVVIPGDVDLPEGFEEAIPLVSLPQSS
- a CDS encoding DUF933 domain-containing protein, whose product is MRKRILFLLAHPDDETFGTGGTIARYARSGAEVHLATATRGEAGMVGDPPVTDREHLGEVRAGELMAAAEILGIAKVHFLGFLDGQLANVPREQLVERAVALIRRVRPHVLVGFGPDGVSRHADHKVMCEVALSAFDRSADPTWHPGDGDPWAPLKLYQFEIAQEIFAGWDAPLSGVPRERLTAFIDTSEQVETKIRAFDCHKTQAKDTRRLLERPGYREFARQETYVLARTRLPGLPLPEDVRPCQDAASRATLARGRPAGGDSGRIGRGSTVDVGIFGNTGSGKSTLFRSLSGAAQASAQGKSAGVCAIKVPDERVDRLAEIFRPKKVTYISMAFHDIDAGETDLLSPQALAELRGVEVLALVVRAFADDFHPAPPGGLGPVAEFRELSSAIVLSDYLVAQKRIERMTKEAKRDAEWTALHKAIAAFEREIPLRSVDLSVEEERVLSGFRFVSRLPTLIVLNVGEGEETAETYPEVTKEAEKAQVPLVRLCAKVEEEIAQLSPAEQADFLKEMGIARSARDQLVRGAFEATRYISFLTVGEDEVRAWNVREGSTAPTAAGKIHSDLEKGFIRAEVISSDDFLRCGSMAKAKTEGKLRLEGKEYVVKDGEIVHVRFNV
- a CDS encoding ammonium transporter, translating into MNNGDTAWLLVSAALVMIMTPALAMFYGGMVRRKNILSTIMQSFIVIALISVEWMLVGYSAAFGPDLGGVIGDLSWFGLGGVGIEPFKGYAATVPHQAFMIYQMMFAVITPALIAGAFAERFRFTTYLVFCLLWSLLVYNPVAHWMWGIGGWLRNLGAIDFAGGTVVHITAGVSALAAALVVGKRRGFGTDNMAPNNLPMTVLGAGLLWFGWFGFNAGSALAADGLSVHAFVSTHMAAAAGTLAWVFTEWLHRGKPTVLGAASGCIAGLGTITPASGFVQPVSALLIGAAAGSICYGAVMMKGRLGYDDSLDVVGVHCVGGVLGTLATGLFATKVVNPAGADGLFYGNPKQLAIQALATGVVLVYSFVVTYALLKALDKVMGLRVSRENEVMGLDLSEHGEAGYNW